The nucleotide sequence TGCGGGTGAGGCGCTCGACGTCTTTCGGGAAGACAGCTCTACCGGGAAGGGCTGACCGGCAGAGAGGGCGCCGCAGGAAGAGTGCGTCTAAGCCGCAGTGCGGACCGGCTGTAACCCCCGAGTGAACGGAAGCGTCCCCATCAGTTACAGGGCGGACAGCAGCGGCCGCAGCGCGGCCCCTAAAGAGCAGGCCTTCCTGCCCGGGGCCTCGGCGGCCCGATCTCAGCCCTGGGCAAGTTCACGCGCCTAGGGGGCTGACCGAGCAGGGGCGACCTCTGGCAGGGGCGGGAGCCCCGCCCGGGATTCCCCCGCGCAGTACGTGCCTGGGAGCCCGCCCGCGCCCCTCGGCAGACCCCTCACCTGTCACCAGCAGGCAACCGCCCAGCCAGCCCAGCCAAGTCCGCGTCATggccgcgcccgcccgcccgcacgCCGCCGCGGCCCCAGGGGTCCGCCGGCTCGGCTGCCCGGCTGGGGGCTTCCGCAGCTGCTCCGCCCCGCCCGTTCCCGGAAGCGGCCGAGGAGGCGGGGCGTCCTGGCTCCTCCCCCGTCGGAccgggccccgccccgcccccgccccgccccctcccgcccGCCTTTAGAGAGATGCTCACAGGGCCATAGATCTGAGAAACGGTGTTTTTGGTTTTtcgaacagttttattgacataattcatgcGTCGTACAAAGTCAATGGTttagaaatattaaaaagagttgtgctacAAGTTTGTCATAAAAGTATGCTTGGATTACCCTTGAACAACCCCaacaatacaaaatttaaaaatatgtatgcatgtataaacacacacacacacacacacacacacacacaccggcagCAAAAAGAGGTGTCCCTAAAAGTTCCGTCTGCAGGACTGTCAAAACACAGGAGACGTGGATCTTGCAGCTGTTGAGATCTCTCCGAGGGCACTTCATCAAATGTAAACTAAGGGCGCACTCTCACCCCCTGCTTTTTCGGGTTACTTTACAGCAATGAAAACACAGCCCATCCGAAGTCCGTGACCTCGGACATGGGTAGCCCGTCCCTTGAGATGCGGCCCAGGGGCAGGTCCGAGCAAGCCACTCTCGGGGAGCGGGGCCCCTCAGCTCTGCCCACCGCCCGCCACCGCCTGTTCCTGGCCTCTGGGGGAAGCCCGAGTCCAGACTCCTCGGTTTCCCAGGAAACCGCGCCTGGCCGCGGGCGCGGAGCAGGGCGTTGGAAGCTTCCCAGTTTTGCCTCTTCCCTTCATCTTCACAGAAGGTATCCTGACAGGCAGGGCAACTGGGATTAGCCCACGGAGGAGCACTTCTTGAATTGTTGGGGCGTctctaggggtgtgtgtgtgtgtgtgtgtgtgtgtgtgtgtacacgcgcTTGCGCGCACTCTCCACAAGTTTTCAAAGAAGGCACTGAGGTTCCATCTCTCCGCCCATCAGGGCGCGTCCTCCTAGCCCGGCTGTGCTGTCCCTTTCCTGTCGGATTCCCGAGAAGCCGGATCTGCCCCGGGGGCTGCGGTGGGAGGTGCTTTGGACCAGGCCCCCTCTCTGGTGCAAAGTCCCACCCTCTCTCCTCTGGGCTGCTGCCCTCTGAAAGGCCTCGACTTAGGGACCCAGGCAGCACACCGGCTGGGTCTTTCCCGGTCCCTCCCGCGTCTCACCCTGGCCCACCGCTGCCAAGCACCGGGTCCTTGCTCCTTACTTTGGCGGCCATGTGCGGACACACTGCTAGTCAAGGGGAGTCCAGGGGACTGTCACCGGCGGTCCTTTTCCAAGTGGGCTCCTGTCCCTGGGCCCTCCACTGAGACGCCGCCGCACAGACGCGATTGCAGGAGGGAATCAGGCAGGTTCGTCTTTGACTCCACATTTAGGCGAGAAAGGGTGCAGCGGGGAGGAACGACACCCCGTAACAGCTTCTAGTCAGTTTCACGCTCATATTTTTGGGCTAATCTCATTAAATAGCCACCGTCGAAGCCGGGATCCGAATCCTCCCAATCCTCCGAATCCTCCGCGTCGCTTATCTCGGAAAGATCATCCTCCGACCACAGATACTCTGAGGATGGCGGCGTCTCCTCCTCCCCGGAGATTAGGAAGCTTGATTCCAGCTCGCTGGGGTCCTCGGGGTTGGCTGTCTCTCCCGGAGGAGATGGAAGCACTGGAGCGACGTCTGTGTCAtcgtccaggatcctcacaagcaCAGAGTTTAAATTCACGTTAAAGTTCACTTTCTCCCCAGGCTCCTCTTCAGGACTGCTGTGGCCCTCAGAAAAGGGCTCCCGGAGCAGGCTCTCTCTTCCCTGGTAGGGTTCATTTGCACTTTCTGACTGCCCCGGGCTGGGCTCTTGCACTGGGGGGAGGCCAGCCTCCTCGTCGGACAGGTCTGGTTCATCCACACCTGGGTCTACGAGGGGTAACTCCTCAGAGGTGGCCGAGGCCCGAGTCAGGGGCCTGCCAATGAGTCCGTGCATGGTGTAACCGCCGGCGGCGTTTGTTCTAAGGGCGGCTTCCTCCTCATTGTCACTGTCATCATAACTGTAGTTCCACACCTTCTTCTTTTGGCAGACATTAAtgacctccactggatccacgacTTCCAGTGGCTGCCGGTCGGGGAATATCCAGGCAGACCAGTTATGAAAGCTCTAGAACAAACATACAACAGGCTGGGTCATTCTCTGTATACTACAATGGCCTGAGACCAACTAACTGACTGGGGGTGAGACAACCCCCCCTCATCTCAAACAGCAGAGGATGACCAAAGGACGATGACGGAGCACAAAGAAGAAGAAGGGACTCGTTTGGTGGACGGTAATGGTGAAGAATAGTGCATAGACTGTGGGTCACCCCAAGAATGAGCGCGTCTGTCTTGGAGGCGTGATAGCTAAGAATGTGCCTTAAAAGTGGAGAATGATTAGACTTGGTGTTACTAACTTTGGGCTGAGGATCAGAAGGGACCGACtgctgaaggacatcatgcttagtgaaaCAAAGGGTCTGTgagagaggaagacccccaaaGAGTTGGATTGACTCAGTGTCTGCAGAGTAGGCTCAACCATACCCACAAGTGTAAGGGTGGTCCTTCTGTCTAGAATGCCCGTGGTCGCTATGAGACAGAGCAACTGAAAGGCTCCCAACAGCAGCCGTAGGTCAAACTAGTTGTCACCGACTAGATTCTGACTCCGGGCAACCCCACGTTGCACGGTGgaattgtgctccatagggttttcaaggcgttGGGTGTGATCTTTCAAAGTGCacagtcaggcctttcttcccaagtgcttctgggtgggttcgaactccCAACCTTCTGAGGCttggtaactctttaaaggaggagctggcctcatcttcctcctgtggagcagctggtaggtttgaactgctgaccttgcggttagcagtctgaTGCTTACCCTCTAGCACATCCATAAGGGCTATCAAAGAGCTGTGGGCGAACTGATAAAAGTTTCTTTAACTGAATGTGGGTGTCATGAAAACTTTAGCAACAGGGTAAGGGTACTGAAGGCGCAACAACCAAAAAGTAAACTCTTAACTCGTAATGAATCTGAGGTGTTTCCGGAGTGCTTATCTGGGCTGCAAACCTCTCGGGCAAAAAGGGGTTCTAAGTGGGAAAAGTCTAAGAAGCTCTGTAGTCTAGAAGGCCCACCCCGCCAGGGTCACAGAGCAGGGGGATGTGTCTCCATTGGTCTTGAGGCCCTTGAAGACACAGGAACTTCTAAAAGGCAAAGGCGCAAGGTGCGAAGGACCTCTGGTAGGCAATGCCTCCAGGACACAGGGGTGGAGGGAGTCAAGCGAAAACAAGGCAGGCTGTCTCAACCAGTTGGGGagtcattccccaaactgatcccAACAGGGCCATGATTAAGGAGGGTGACCTGGAGTGGTCCCCATCATTGTCCTCTTTGCCCCCCCCCGCCTGTCCCTGCACCAGCCCCTCTTTGATTAACCTGCCCCACGCCAACCCAGCCTGGGGAAGAGTGGCCACCGCGAGGAGAGACACCCacattcctttactttcctcggCAGCAAGGACACTCTGCCGGCTTGGAGAGGGAGAGACACAAGCCCAGGGAAAGGGGATGTGGGTTGTTTGGGGGTCTTAAGAAATTCACGATCGTCAAGTTCTTGGGTGGAAGAGAGGGAGCATGAGAGCTGGTTGTGATGATGTATGTAAACCTCTTCTTAGAAGTGGTTTAACGATggcagtgtatgatatgtgaatagtcTCTCAAGAAAACTACTACTGAAAACCCAAGCAACCTTGACTGACGGTTACCAGGGTGACGGAGGAAGTGTTTGCTTAGGGGCATTGAGTTCATGGCAGTGGTgctggaacaatttggagagggataacAGTAATGGCCGTACAACAGGAAGAGTATTGTTGATGGCATTGAAttctacatgtagaagttgtagaATTGGTgggtgttttgttgtgtatatttttgccaaaattgaaaaaaaaaaaaccctacatgAATAACCATGAGTatggggaaaaagaaaatgttctgcaattgattgtggtaaagatcgtACAACacatcttgatatggttgaactactgaattgtatgctatgtggatcGAGTGCCAAGGaaactgttaaaaaacaaaaccagaaacaaaAGTACTTGGCCAACCAGCTTAGGGCATAATTGAACAAAAGAGACAGAGCAAGAAGCCATGCTAGAATTAGGATTCATTCTAAAAACCTTTGTAactaattaaaaagaagaagaaactctATATGAAGCTTATGCTTAACATATCAAGAAAAGGAAGGTAATTAATGATTGGAAAGTGAAGGAAGGCAGATCAGCCTACGTGGAAGCACGAGCAAACAACGAAATAACAAGAGCTGTCAAGCAGATAGGGATAACAAAGGGTAAGGCAGCAGAAGAAACTTCGGGTGAATCAATGCCATTCAATAGAACACCAGTTGGTAAAAGTGCACGGAGTGGCACATGAGAAGGAAAGGACGTCACAACACAGATTGATCGACTTGGCAATCAAATGAAATGGAGTACTTAAATCGTGACAAAAATGAAAGGGCAAAAAACAAGGAAGACGTCATTAAAGTTCCCAAAGAGTAACATCTCAAAAGGTACTCGGCTTTCCCCTGAGAAATAGCAATAGGAAACAATGACtcattaaggcagtggttctcaactttcctagtgCCTcgacccttcatacagttcctcatgtggtggtgacccccaaccatcacataattttcattactacttcataactctcattTTGCTGCTGGGGTCATGAGtgacaagttgagaaccgctgcattaaTGGGATACTATacgattattaaaaataataggtAGAAAAGTGTcgaaagaaagcaaaatgtatGCACAGACATGAGAGTAAGTCAAAAGGGATTTCTATAAAATCATAGAGACCTTGGTTAAACAAAAAATACCAGCACGTGAAGTTACAGTTTCTGGGCTCCTCCGGCCAGCCCAGGTGCTCCTGAAGGTGAGGTCCCATCTCTCCTGAAGCATTCCGCACACTGCTACTTAGACCACACCATCCTGGCAGTTTGGGTGTCCTCGAGGGACTCCAATTGTGCGCCAttgcaatgttctttgagtttcagGACCAAAAAGAACTCTGAAGGTgtaagatcagggctgtagggtggatgtaGTGGGGAGCTTATAAGCTCCCCCTGAAATTCTCATAGGGCACTTCTTACTTCTCCTGAAGAATCAGCAGGTACCTTAttgtgattgggggtggggggtgggtggattCCTTGATACAATTTGCCTGCCCCTTTCCTCAACCCATTCcatttttcattttccaaaaatattttcctaataaaccctgtgatcaccttgtgatcacaaaacCTATCAAGATGAGCTCGATAGATCCTGAAAACGTTGGCATAACCCTCAGAACCACCCTTTTGGCCTTGAATCTAGCCGGTCTGGTAGCTCACTTCCGAAGCCCCTGTTTTGACGAGACCTTGCTTTGATGGTCTCCTAATGAGACTCCGCCAAGTGTATCACGGAGAGAACGTGTCTGTGATGTGTACGGATCATAGAGTGATAGGGACAcatgctttgtttggaataaacctgtgcatgtgtgAACTGGAAACCAAGTAGCTATTTTTGACCCACCTTCATGTAATGTACACTTAAAGAGATGAAAAAGAATTTGAGGATATGGAAAAGAATCTAGAATGCGGTGTAACCCCTTCATACTTCAGAAAATGGGATTTTCTTCCGTGAAGATACTTACCATAAGTTAAAATTTAAGTATAAGTTAACAAAACTAACCAACCaacagccaaacaaaacaaaccaaccacaaagaaaaacaaacgaCTTACCAACGTCTTGGGGAAATACTTTTTTAAGCATATATAGCCCATCTGTTTCAGTACAATCATGCCGCTAATGAAGAAGGCTGCTATTAAAAATGCAGCAACGATTCCTCCACTTTGGGCAGATTCGGATGACTCTGGtgaggaaaaattaaaataacctTATTTCAAACACAGATGGGGATACGTGAACACTGCTTGGTGAAAAGCAACAAAAGCAAGtcaaactgaaacaaacaaacaaacaaacaaacaaaccaaaaaacccaaaaaacaaaaaacctcactgccatcaagtcgactccaaCCACCATCCCCCAGGGTTTCCTGGAACTGGAACTTCTGactgcagaaagcctcatctttctctctcagagcagctggtggttttgaactgatgaacttaaggttagcagcccaacacataacccagtatgccaccaggaatAAGGAAGTAAAAGTTTGCAAAACCAGTTATATGTTGTCAATATAGAAGACTGGAaagaatccatatatatacacatacatgtacacttttaaaaatgatgaaataacAGATTTAGTTTTTAAATGTAGTATGCATTTCCAGCCATCATTATGCCCTATGACTGCACTGACAAATATGGTAGCCACTAGTCAGTCACAAGCAGCTATTTGATTTGAAATATATcaatattaaataaaagaaaatgcaatGGCTCAGTCATATTAACTACATTTCAAATGCGTCATAGCTACATGTTAGTATGCAATGCAGGCAACAAAAAGTATGAAAAGGAGAGTCttgatgaaaaaaaattaaaaactcttATTCTGTGGCTGGATTTTTGCCAAGCCAAAAACCAAATTGGGATGCTGCAGCCTGAGCCTGTTATAAGTTCCCTTAGTGTCATGGCCAATCATTCCTGTGGAAAATCGACCCTTTCCCCCATAATGCCAATCGACTGAGAAGAAAGTGGAAGTTACACAACTCAACAAATAAAAGCTACCCTAAGCAAGCATCCTTGAGTGGAGTCTGACCCAGGGGACTCCATGTGCTGCACAGTCAAGCTGTGCTCCATCCACGTTTCAATGGCTGGGGTTTTTACATGGacaaccaggtctttcttcctcagtgcatctgggtagacttgaacctttaACCCTTCCTTAACAAcaaagagttttgttttttttttttaaccaagagtATTAACCGCTTGCAACCCTGACCTCTGATGCTTTCCACACAGTGGCTTGGTATGCCTGCACCTTCGTCTTTGGCTTGAGCTAACGCACACAGGTTCCTGGTTACTATCcaaagggttggtggtttgaaaccaaccCCTGGGACCACAAGAAGAAATGTCTGGCTATCTGCTTCTGGTAAAGTTATAGCcaaaaaaaccctatggaacacagttctattctgtcacacaCAGGGCTGCCAGGAATCAGAATCACTAATGGCAACGGGTTACGTTTATTTTGCAGCGACACTGCACTGAACTTAATCCCGACTCCTGGAAATACAAGGAAGATTTGTGTAAAGGTAGATATCTGACCGCCCCTACATTATGAGAACAACCCCATAAGTGACTGGCCAACAGGAAAGATAGTCCGCTCCGTGGCTTTACGGAGAGACACACTTTACTGTTCTATGATACACAGATTCTGAAGTTTCAAGAATGAGCGTACCTGATTCCTGGCTAGGAAGGAGGGCACATTTCAATCTGGGTCTTATTAATTGTCCCAGGTCTTTTGGCTCAAAATAAACCGATACACAGTGGTTTGCGTTTGGAATTAACTTGTCAATGACATAGGTGAAATTTCCAGTGAAGTTTCCgtttattgggggattgtactGAAACACAATAAGCAAAAAAAATCATTAGACCTTTAGAaagaatttcatttcatttggaaaaaaacaacaactatgaTTCCACAATTCCCTGCCTCCCTGCACCCGCACCCCGGCCCCATGGTAAATATGTACTAGAAAGCCTCCCAATATGTGTTGGATGCAATCCCTCTCTTGGGTGAAACAGGGTTTCTGGTGATGTTAAAGAGGTGATGAGAGTGAAGGGCAGGCCCTAAACCTAATTCCTTCTGGTACATGGAGTAGCAGCAGGCACAGAGTCAAGCCTGCATTgacggagagagaaagagaaagagatgcCTTGTGGGGGTAACCAAGGAACAGAAGCTGATAGGTGTGTGCATGCGCCTGAGCACtcacacatgtgcacacgagagcAAAGGGCAAGGCCACTCGCTGGTGGTATCTGGTACAGCAGGACTCAGAAATCAAGGCACAGCCCCTACTACCTCTTTGGGGTGTTTGTCTTTTAATAGGGAGCAATAGAACTACCATAGGCCTAGGCAGAAAGAGCAAGCAACAGTGTCACAAAACTCCATGTACACATgtctacacacacgcacacatgttgttgttgttagggccctgggtcagttctgatccacagcgaccctgtgcacagagaAGGACACCCTGCCCGGTCCcgagccaccctcacaattgttcctttcaAGATCATCATTGCAGCCACGATGCCCATCCAtctccgagggccttcctctccttcgcggctcctccactttaccaaacatgatgtccttctccagggactggtgtctcctgacaacatgtccaaagtatgtgagatgaagtcgcgccatctttgcctctaagaagcactggctgtacttcctccaagatggagttgttggtgttttttttggcagtccatggtcctttcaatattcttcaccagcacaattcaaatgcatcaattcttcgtcagtcttccttattcaatgtccaactttcacatgcatatgaggcgactgaaaatgccatggctcgggccaggcgcaccttagtcctcaaagtaacattcttgccttgcctctaatgagctcctgtgcagcagatggacccaatgtaatgtcttttgatctcttgactgctgcttccatgaacattgattgtggacaaaatctctgacaacttcaaccttttctccatttatcatgtttctcccctgcccctctttcaatcattttattgggggctcgtacaactcttatacaatccatccatccatccattgtgtcaagcatatttgttgccatcatcattctcaaaacatttgctttctacttgagcccttggtatcagctcattccccaccttcccctcctctgaacccttgataatttataaattattagtattttgtcatgtcttgcactgtccgacatctcccttcacccacttttctgttgtccatcccccagggagggggttatatatagatcattgtgatcggttccccactttctaccccactttctccttcccctcctctcattgttggttctgagggctttatcagtcctggattccccgtgttttcagtttttaatctgtaccagtgtacatgctctgttctagcagaatttgtaaggtagaactaggatcatgatagtgggatggggaaagcattaaagaactagtggaaagttgtgtgtttcatcagtgctatactgcaccctgactggctaatctcctcccagtgacccttctgtaaggggatgtccagttgcctacagatgggctttgggtaaggtgaccagattttaatattggtaaagcgggtcaccattgataaaactcatatcctggcaaaatagccacatggcagccaaaaaccgtataccctagcttgtcatgcattctttccaaaaatcgggacttttaaaaaacaccCCAGGGCGCgggacaaattttaaaaaatcatctggtCACCTTTTGGGTTTCTAccccgcactcccctcattcacaatgatatatcatgatgtttcctaatggtccgtttaccatgatgttaccaccAAGCATGAATCTGTGAAAAGTTCCTTGGTTCCATTTAACTACTGTCCCGACTGTTAACCCTTGAACACCATCttgacctcatgctaatggcGTCCCTCATccggatgatgtgtctgtgtcctTGTCTTTTTTAAGACATCCTCCTTAAATTATACTTGAGACTAGGGTCTCTTTTGTGCCCGAAAGCACTAGCAGTTGAAAACAGCCTTTTACAACTGTGTCCTACCCGCACCCAGATTTCTATGTGGAAGgacggagccctggtagcatagtgattatgaggtaggctgctgactgcaaggtcagcagtttgaaaccatcagcaactccttggctttttgttcttttaaagagtcatggtctcggaaacccatagggacagttagTTATGCccagtcttatagggtcactatacgtctgaactgacttgatagcagtgagtttggcttgtgtGTGGATTTCGAAGCAGAAGGGATTCCCTAAGAACTCATGCATCACAATGAGTACCGAAGAAAAAAGTGGGCCAGGGACAGAGCAGGTGTCCTGGGGAGGCCTCTCACCTAAGGGCCAAACATCAGAACCTAGGGTCAAAGTACCGGGGTTCCCGACCTGGTGCTGCCCTTGTGCATTGTGGAGCAGGCTTCAGTCCCTACTTCCTGTTCCCTGTGAAAGTTGACGCATCCACCATGGCCTACACTTCAACACACAAGGATGCTCGCTCCTCCACCCTGTGACTAGGAAGGTACCATGCCTGATCTGAACCAAAGCCAATCCCTCTGCACACACcagagatcacaagccagtgggtggaaagtcttgtggatccagtggcagaagaagcatgtcagcgctggcaggggtctccatgtgactcttccAGCTCTGGGGGTTCTGGCTTCATcatggtagctccatgtgtcttgtcagcaggaagatgaagcaaagagagtgtgtcggggctccagtgagctatttatctccttagtgccaccaaatgaggtcatcaagctgcgacctgactggcaggccaggctccaccccttcactcttaatagtctcaagtgtgacaccggattatgtaactaccacactccctTTGGACCTCCTTCCCACTTCATGTCTCTCCTCCCCTTTATAGAAACtcaaatcaagctcactgccattaagttgatttcgACCCACAGTGGCCttctaggacatggtagaactgtcctgtaacTCTTTGCCGGAGTAGAACGTcccatgtttctcccaaggagtaactagtggtttcgaactgctgaccctggcagatcacagcccagtgtgtaaccagtacaccagggctcctttctcttTACTGAAGTGTTCCTAAAGAATTAGCTCTCCACTCTATCTCCATTTTGCCTCTTTCCTGTCACTCTGATCACCAAAACTCCCCTGACTCCAAGTTGCTAAATTCAGTCACCACGTCGGAGTCCTCTTCTAACTTCCCTACTTGCAGCATGTGACCCTACAGCTCACCACACTGAAAACAAAACTAAATAAAAAgccctcactgccacccagccacTCTGACGCACAGCAGCCCTCTAgggtagagtagaacttcctctgtgggtttccagggctgtaaatctgtacaggaacagaaagcctcgcctttctcctatgcagtggttttgaactgctgaccttgagggtcaaCATATGCTACCATGGCTCTATGCTACCTGGTGTGTTAAGAAAAGACCACTGGGACcaggagctcaagtggaaagaaaatgctcttTTCAGTGGGGAATTCTCCCCTGAACTAATAACTCCTGCCCAACATCTTCGTCAGAATGCCTTAGAGGTATCTCCAACTTCCCATATCCGCAACAGAACCGAGGATACCCACCACCCTAGACCCGCTCCATGCAGGCTCTTTAGTTAATGGCAACActgcatctttttttttcagtGCTTATCTAAgcattgcttttttttaaaaaaaatcattttattgggcctcgtacaattcttatcacaatccatacatccatccatcatcgtgtcaagcacatttgtacatttgttgacctcatcattctcaaaacatttgccatttacttgagcccttggtatcagctcatttcctcccctccctccccgttgccccctctctcatgaacctttgatcatttataaattattattattttgtcatatcttacactgtcggatgtctcccttcacccacttttccgttgtccatccccagggagcaggttataaggtagatccttataatcagggtcccccatcccaccccctcttccctccaccctccagtggtgagagtggcactgcTTTGCTTTTACTGAATGTTTAGGAATCAGAACTCTTCTTCCTCTCCCACACAGCACACCCAATCCATCTGGAGACACTGCCAGGTCTACTTGTAAAACAGCCGCAGAATCGGATCAATTTTCACCTCCCCCACTGCCGCCAAGTGGGTCATGCCACCATCATCTCCCATCTGGATCATAATAGACATGTACTTGATCGTCCAACTTTCATCGTTAACcccagtggtcttttctttctttttctccttcttttcctttgatcatttttgggagctcttataacaatccatacatcaattgtatccatcacagtcgtgcatatgttgccatcatcactttcaaagcattttctttccacttgagctcctgGTCCCAGTGGTCTTTTCTTAACACACCAGGCAGGAAGCTCTGTGGAAGCGTTAGCCAGATTCAGTTGCTTTGTTGCATAGAGCCCTCAGTGGCTCCCACCACCCCCAGTGTCAAGCTCCCCAggacctccctctctgctcctttGATCCTCCTCCCTTGGTCACTGCTGGCAGGTCCTCTCCAGCCTCAGGGCCTTTGGACTTCTTGTGTTCTTGGCCTGAATCACACCTGGCTCTCAAATCCAGTGGGTACGCTGGTATACCTGCAAGTGCTTTGTACCTGGCAAAGGGCTATGCAAATACAATCTGCTCTTACAGCTGGACTCACTGGTGCATGCAAGCAGTTTGTCCATTTTTCGCTCATTCCCGCATTTCCAGACGCATGGGAACTAATGATTGAAGATCCAAGTCTGTCTGACACTAGGCTCATCCGGTGGTTACAGGCATTCAGTTAGGTCTTTTGTGgaaacccaacccaactcactgctgccaagtcgattctgattcttgTTGACCCTGGGTGTTATATTGTAGAACTACCCCGTACGGGTTCCTGGTTGTAGTCTTTATGAAAACAAAAGGCTACACTTTgggaggtggtttcaaactgccaccttTAGGCTAGCAGCTGAGTACAAACTGTTTATGCCTCCCAAAGCCACTTCGTGGAAACCAGGAGACAGAGCCACATGTGAGGGCCGGAGAAGCAGAGGAAGGCACTTTTCCTGTGTGGTTCAGCCAATCCACCCCTTTCTCACATGGGCAGACATCTAGCGGCTCTCCCCGTCTACACCACGCATGCGCCTTGCTGTAATGAATGTCCTCTTCCACATGCGCCTTGCTGTAATGAATGTCCTGCGGGCACTAGCTCCTTAAATCCACACTACAC is from Tenrec ecaudatus isolate mTenEca1 chromosome 2, mTenEca1.hap1, whole genome shotgun sequence and encodes:
- the IFNAR2 gene encoding interferon alpha/beta receptor 2; the protein is MLLNQDASMIRPLNWYPWVYISLVVATSLSLPDEPCILNMTLQNFLPILSWELKNSSIVPTHYTLWYTVMSTSKSMMLVAGCENITEPRCNLTDWKSMQETYVIHLVGFDGNRVLINCMGDFFLANYISFEPPDFDILGVKDHMKVIVKFPSYAARNIDVEMLRQYFSLVIEHQSEKMVKKYNPPINGNFTGNFTYVIDKLIPNANHCVSVYFEPKDLGQLIRPRLKCALLPSQESESSESAQSGGIVAAFLIAAFFISGMIVLKQMGYICLKKYFPKTLSFHNWSAWIFPDRQPLEVVDPVEVINVCQKKKVWNYSYDDSDNEEEAALRTNAAGGYTMHGLIGRPLTRASATSEELPLVDPGVDEPDLSDEEAGLPPVQEPSPGQSESANEPYQGRESLLREPFSEGHSSPEEEPGEKVNFNVNLNSVLVRILDDDTDVAPVLPSPPGETANPEDPSELESSFLISGEEETPPSSEYLWSEDDLSEISDAEDSEDWEDSDPGFDGGYLMRLAQKYERETD